GTCCACGACCTCGGCGATCCGTGCGTCGGAGCGGTCCACCTTGTTGACGACCAGCACGACCGGCATGTCGGCGTTGAGCGCCTTGCGGAGCACGAACCGGGTCTGCGGCAGCGGGCCCTCGCTGGCGTCGACGAGCAGCACGATCCCGTCCACCATCGACAGCCCGCGCTCGACCTCGCCACCGAAGTCGGCGTGGCCCGGGGTGTCGATGATGTTGATGGTCATGCCTCCGGCATGTCCGTCAACAGTGGTTGCGGAAGGGCCGGTGTAGTGGATCGCGGTGTTCTTCGCGAGGATCGTGATCCCCTTCTCCCGCTCGAGGTCGCCGGAGTCCATGACCCGGTCGCCGACACCCTCGGCCTGGTGCTCGGTGAACGCGCCGCCCTGGCGGAGCATGGCGTCGACGAGCGTGGTCTTGCCGTGGTCGACGTGGGCGACGATCGCGACGTTGCGGAGATCACTACGAGTGGTGGTGGGCACCGATGAATCCTACGGAGCCTCGGCCCCACCCCACGATTCCTCGCGTCCTACGCTGTCGGGCATGGCTTCCATCGCGACGAACACGACGGTCGACCGGGAGGGGCTGCTCGACTTCGCACGCGAGCGGCACCGCTACGCGTTGATCACCACCCGGCAGGACGGCCGCCCCCAGGTCTCACCCGTCACCGGCGGCGTCGACTCCACCGGCCACCTGGTGATCTCGACGTACCCGGAGCGCGCGAAGGCGCGCAACCTGCGGCGCGACCCCGCGGCGACGGTGCTCGTGATGTCCGACGAGTTCGACGGCCCGTGGGTGCAGGTCGACGGGACCGCCGAGGTGCTCGACATGCCCTCGCAGGAGGCCGAGGACGGGCTCGTCGACTACTTCCGCTGCATCGCCGGCGAGCACGACGACTGGGACGAGTACCGCGAGGCGATGCGCCGTCAGGGCAAGTCCCTGGTCCGGATCTCCGTCGAGTCGTGGGGCCCGGTCGCGACCGGCGGCTTCCCGCCCGACCGCGCATGACGCTGGTCGCTGCCGCCGACGGGTCCGCGCTGGGGAACCCCGGCCCGGCCGGGTGGGCGTGGTACGTCGACGACGACTGCTGGGCCAGCGGGGGCTGGCCCCACGGCACCAACAACATGGGCGAGCTCACCGCCGTGCTGGACCTGCTGCAGCAGACCGCCGGGATCGAGGACGACCTGCGGGTCATCTGCGACTCGACGTACGCCATCAAGGCGATCCGGGAGTGGATGCCGGGCTGGAAGCGGCGTGGCTGGAAGAAGGGCGACGGCAAGCCGGTCGCCAACGTCGAGATCATGAAGGCGCTCGACGCGGCCATGGACGGGCGCCGCGACCGGGTCGCCTTCGAGTGGGTCAAGGGCCACAGCGGGCACCCGCTCAACGAGGCGGCCGACAAGCTCGCCAACGCGGCGGCACTGGCCTTCCAGAACGGGGAGCAGCCCGCCCACGGGCCCGGCATCGCGGGCCGCCGCGGCGAGCACGCGTTCGAGGTGACCAGGCAGCCGGAGCCGGACGCCGACCTCTTCTCGCTGGTCGAGGAGCCCTCCGACGAGGACACGGTGGTCGCCCTCGAGCGGTCGCTGCTCACCGACGACGTCCGCGCGGACCCCGCGGCCGTCGCCGCGCTGCTCCACCCCGACTGGGAGGAGATCGGCCAGTCGGGCCGCCACTGGTCACGCGAGGAGCTCCTGGCCGAGATCGGCCCCCTGGACGAGGCGCTGTCGCTCGAGGTCCTCGGCATCGACCGGGTCGGCGACGACACGCTGCTGCTGGTCTGGCGCTCGGTGCGGGGCACCGGGTCGACGCTGCGCAGCTCGCTGTGGGTGAAGGCGTCAGGCCGCTGGGTGCAGCGCTTCCACCAGGGCACGCCCGAGGCCTGAGGGGGCGGCCGGGAGACCGCCCGGGGGCTCAGGCCAGCGCGCGGTCGAGCGCCGCGTTCACGTGCAGCGTCGTGCACGGGAAGACCGGCAGCTCCACGTCGGACTGCGAGATCAGCAGCTCGAGCTCGGTGCAGCCGAGCAGCACACCCTCGGCGCCCGCGTCCCAGAGGTGGTCGATGATGTCGACGACCCGGCGCCGCGTGGCGTCGACGACGCGGCCGTGGACCAGCTCGTCGTAGATCGCGGTGTTGAGGAAGTCGTGGTCGTCGGCCGGCGGCACCAGCACCTCGACGCCCAGGCTCGCCATCCGGTCGCGGAAGAACGGGTCCGACATGGCGACGGTGGTCCCGACCAGGCCGACCTTGGTCGTCTTGGCGGCGTGGCAGGCGTCGGCGACGACGTCGGCGAGGTGCAGCAGCGGGATGCCGACCGCGGCCTCCACCTGGTCGGCCACCTTGTGGAAGGTGGTCGTGCAGAGCAGCAGGAAGTCGGCCCCGGCCCGTTCCACCCCTCGGGCGGCCTCGGCCAGCAGCTCGCCGATCCGGTCCCACCGCTCGGCGTCCTCGAGCGCGGTCAGCTCCGCGAAGTCGACCGTGGAGAGCACCAGCGTGGGGGAGGAGAGCCCGCCGAGACGTTGCTGGACGCCGAGGTTCAGGTCGCGGTAGTAGACGAGGCTGGACTCCCAGCTCATGCCTCCGACGAGTCCGATGGTCTGCACGTCGCCGAGTCTCTCAGACCCGGTGGACCTTGTGCTGGGCCGCTTGCGCCCGCGGCCGGATCACCAGCTCGTCGATGTTGACGTGGGAGGGTCGGGTCGCGATCCAGCCGATCGCGTCGGCGACGTCCTCGGCGACCAGCGGGTCGGGGACGCCCTGGTAGATCGCGTCCGCCTTCTCCTGGTCGCCGTCGAAGCGCACGAGGGAGAACTCGTCGGTGCGGACCATGCCGGGCGCGATCTCCGAGACCCGGATCGGCTCGCCGCACAGCTCGAGCCGCAGCGTCTCGGTGAGCACCTGGGTGCCGTGCTTGGCGGCGGTGTAGCCGCCCCCGCCCTCGTAGGCGATCCGTCCCGCGGTCGAGCCGACGTTGACGACCAGGCCGTCGCCGGAGGCGCGCAGGGCGGGCAGCAGCGCCTGGGTGACGTGGAGGGTGCCGAGCACGTTGACGTCGTACATCGCCCGCCAGTCCTCGGGGTCGGCCGAGGCGACCGGGTCGGACCCGAAGGCGCCGCCGGCGTTGTTGACCAGCACGTGGAGCACCCCGCCCACGGCGTCGGCGAGGCCCGCGACCGACTCGCGCGAGGTGACGTCGCACTCGACCGCGACGCCACCGATCTCGCCGGCCAGCTGCTCGATGCGGTCCGTACGGCGTGCGGCGCAGACGACCCGGAACCCCGCTGCTGCGAGGGTCCTGGCGGTTGCGGCCCCGATCCCGCTGCTGGCACCCGTGACGACGGCAGTCCGTGGTTCGCTCATGGCCATGATTGTGCCGGGACCACCCGTCCGGGTGAGAGCGAGGCCGTCCGGATGGCAGTATTGGGCGATCCTGATCGCGTCGTGAGGAGCCGAGGGGGCCATGAACCTGCGCGTCCTGGGTCTGGTGGCGGGCCTGCTCGGCGGCCTGTGCTGGGCCGTCCGGTGGGGGGTCGAGCTGGCCGGAAGCAGCCCGTCATGGGGTGACACCGCCCAGCTGGCGGGGCTGGTCCTGATCGGACTCGCCCTGGCCGTCGTCGGCGCGGGCCTGGTCAGTCGCAGCGCCCTGTGGCTGCGCGTGATCGTGGCCGTCGCGTTCCCGCTGCTCGTCTGGTCGGTCTACCTCGTCGTCAAGGGCGACGCGGACGGCGTCACGCTCGACGGGGTGCTCGGCGCGCTCGCGGTGGTCGGGTCCGCCGTCCTGCTCGCGACCGGTCGTCGCAGCGACCCCGCGCCGCGCGGTGGCCGGCACGGGTCCCACGCCTCCCGCTGAGGGACGCTCAGCCCAGCCACGAGGGGAAGCGGCCGCGGTGGGTCGCCACCCAGGCGTACGCCCGGCTCGCCAGCGGCGAGACCGGCCGGCTCCCGAGGACCCGGCCGGCGAGCCGCACCGGCAGCCAGCGGCTGGTCCGCAGCGCCCGGGCGATCGCCGCGTGGCCACGGTGGCGTACGCCGGCCTCGTCGACGTACCAGACCGCCTCGGCGAGCTGTTCCCGCGTCAGCCCCAGGGCACCCGGGTCGACGGCGGACGCCGGGACCGCCTCGACGCGGACGCCGAGCCGACGCCCCCAGCCGAGGCTGCGGCGGCAGAAGCCGCAGTCGCCGTCGTACACCAGCACGACCCCAATCTAGGCGGCCGATCCGGCGACGTGGAATGAGCACGGCCCCGCGTGCGTTGAGCCAAGGACGTCCGCAGACAGGAGACCGCGTGGAGCGCCGCATCGAACGCGTGGCGATGATCAGCCTGCACACCTCACCCCTCGACCAGCCGGGCACCGGTGACGCGGGGGGCATGAACGTCTACGTGGTCGAGCTCGCCAAGCGGCTCGCCACGCGAGGCGTCGAGGTCGACGTCTTCACGCGTGCCACCGGGTCCGTCCAGCCGCCGAGCGTGCTCGCCGCGGACGGGGTGCTCGTGCGACACATCACCGCCGGGCCCTTCGAGGGCCTCAGCAAGGGCGAGCTGCCCGGTCAGCTGTGCGTCTTCGCGCGGGAGGTGTTGCGCGCGGAGGCGGTGCAGCCGGTCGGCCACTACGACGCCGTCCACTCCCACTACTGGCTCTCCGGCCAGGTGGGAGCACTGGCCCGTGACCGCTGGGGCGTCCCGCTGGTCCACTCGATGCACACCATGGCGAAGGTCAAGAACGAGGCGCTCGCGGAGGGCGACACCCCCGAGCCCGAGGGTCGCATCATCGGCGAGGAGCAGGTGGTCGCCGCCGCCGACGTGCTCGTCGCCAACACCGACATCGAGGCCAAGCAGCTGATCAACCTCTACGACGCCGACCCGGGCCGGGTCGAGGTGATCCACCCCGGCGTCGACCTCGACGTCTTCCGGCCGCAGGACCCCCGTGCCGCCCGACGCGGCCTCGGCCTGCCCGAGGACGCGCACGTGCTGCTCTTCGCCGGCCGGATCCAGCCGCTCAAGGCGCCGGACGTGCTGCTGCGCGCCGTCGCGGTGCTGCTCGACGACTCGCCGCAGCTGCGGTCGCAGCTCGTGGTCCCCGTCGTCGGCGGCCCGTCCGGCTCCGGCCTCGAGCACCCCGAGGCGCTGGCCGACCTCGCGAGCGGCCTCGGCCTCGACGACGTGGTGCGGTTCGTGCCGCCCGTGGCCCAGCCCGAGCTTGCCCAGTGGTGCGCCGCAGCCGACCTGGTCGCCGTTCCCTCCTACAACGAGTCGTTCGGCCTGGTGGCCGTCGAGGCGCAGGCGACCGGTACCCCCGTGGTGGCCGCGGCCGTCGGCGGCCTCACCACCGTCGTCCGCGACGGGCACTCGGGCCTGCTGGTCGACGGCCACGAGCCGCGCGACTGGGCCGTCGCCATCAGGCGGCTGATCACCGACGGCGAGCTGCGGTCCCGGCTGTCGGCGGGCGCGGTCGAGCAGGCGCGGGAGTTCTCGTGGGAGCGGACCGCGGACCGTACCCTCGAGGTGTACGAGCAGGCGCAGACCGTGATGGAGGAGGCCTCGTGACCGACGTCGCCCAGGTGATCCGTGACCACCTGACCGATGTGGGGATCGACCACGAGGAGCTCTCCGAGGGCGTCTTCTCGCTGCGGCTGCCCGGCGAGCGCAAGCTCGAGACCGCCGTACGGCTCGACGTCGGACCCCACGCGCTCGGCGTCCACGCCTTCGTGTGCCGCCGGCCCGACGAGAACTTCGAGGGCGTCTACCGCTGGTTGCTGCAGCGCAACCTCCGGATGTACGCCGTCGCCTTCGGCATCGACCCGCTCGGCGACATCTACCTCGACGCACGGCTGCCGCTCTCGACGGTCACCCCCGAGGAGCTCGACCGGCTGCTGGGCTCGGTGCTGACCTACGCCGACGAGTCCTTCAACACCATCCTCGAGCTCGGCTTCGGGTCCGCGATCCGCAAGGAGTGGGAGTGGCGGACCTCCCGCGGCGAGTCGACCCGCAACCTCGACGCCTTCCGGGGCTGGCTGGAGTCCGGCGCCCGGCCGGTCTGACGCAGCGGGCTCAGTCGTCGGCGAGCTCCGGCGGCCAGACCACCGTGAAGCGCTCCAGCAGGATCTCGTCCGTCTCCGACCACTCCTGCCCACGGGCGGCGCAGGTGCGTCGCCAGTAGCGGCTGTGCTCGCGCCGCCAGCTCTCCAGCGTGCGGTCGTCCTCGCCCTCGTCCCACGCGAAGGCGGCGTCGACCTGGTCGAAGGTCGTGACCCGCAGCTCGGTGCTGCGGAGCACCACCCGCGGCACCCCTTCGCCGTCGCACGCGATCCAGTGCGCGCCGACGCGCGGCAGCGGGTCACCGGCCGACACGAACGCGTCGACCAGCTCGGCGGTGGCCCGCTTCGGGCCGTGGGTCACCAGGCGTAGCAGCTCGTCGGCGAGCCGGGCCGAGTCGCCGAACCGCTCGACGGTGTGCTCCGGGCCGGTGCGCGCGAGCTCCGGGCGGGCGGCGGCGTACGTCTGCCACATCTGCTCGGCGGCGTCGACGTCGAGGGGCGCGGACTCTCGCGGGTCGGTCACGGACGCATTGTT
This genomic interval from Nocardioides euryhalodurans contains the following:
- a CDS encoding PPOX class F420-dependent oxidoreductase, giving the protein MASIATNTTVDREGLLDFARERHRYALITTRQDGRPQVSPVTGGVDSTGHLVISTYPERAKARNLRRDPAATVLVMSDEFDGPWVQVDGTAEVLDMPSQEAEDGLVDYFRCIAGEHDDWDEYREAMRRQGKSLVRISVESWGPVATGGFPPDRA
- a CDS encoding ribonuclease HI family protein — protein: MTLVAAADGSALGNPGPAGWAWYVDDDCWASGGWPHGTNNMGELTAVLDLLQQTAGIEDDLRVICDSTYAIKAIREWMPGWKRRGWKKGDGKPVANVEIMKALDAAMDGRRDRVAFEWVKGHSGHPLNEAADKLANAAALAFQNGEQPAHGPGIAGRRGEHAFEVTRQPEPDADLFSLVEEPSDEDTVVALERSLLTDDVRADPAAVAALLHPDWEEIGQSGRHWSREELLAEIGPLDEALSLEVLGIDRVGDDTLLLVWRSVRGTGSTLRSSLWVKASGRWVQRFHQGTPEA
- a CDS encoding aspartate/glutamate racemase family protein — encoded protein: MQTIGLVGGMSWESSLVYYRDLNLGVQQRLGGLSSPTLVLSTVDFAELTALEDAERWDRIGELLAEAARGVERAGADFLLLCTTTFHKVADQVEAAVGIPLLHLADVVADACHAAKTTKVGLVGTTVAMSDPFFRDRMASLGVEVLVPPADDHDFLNTAIYDELVHGRVVDATRRRVVDIIDHLWDAGAEGVLLGCTELELLISQSDVELPVFPCTTLHVNAALDRALA
- a CDS encoding SDR family NAD(P)-dependent oxidoreductase — its product is MSEPRTAVVTGASSGIGAATARTLAAAGFRVVCAARRTDRIEQLAGEIGGVAVECDVTSRESVAGLADAVGGVLHVLVNNAGGAFGSDPVASADPEDWRAMYDVNVLGTLHVTQALLPALRASGDGLVVNVGSTAGRIAYEGGGGYTAAKHGTQVLTETLRLELCGEPIRVSEIAPGMVRTDEFSLVRFDGDQEKADAIYQGVPDPLVAEDVADAIGWIATRPSHVNIDELVIRPRAQAAQHKVHRV
- a CDS encoding thiol-disulfide oxidoreductase DCC family protein, whose amino-acid sequence is MLVYDGDCGFCRRSLGWGRRLGVRVEAVPASAVDPGALGLTREQLAEAVWYVDEAGVRHRGHAAIARALRTSRWLPVRLAGRVLGSRPVSPLASRAYAWVATHRGRFPSWLG
- the mshA gene encoding D-inositol-3-phosphate glycosyltransferase; the encoded protein is MERRIERVAMISLHTSPLDQPGTGDAGGMNVYVVELAKRLATRGVEVDVFTRATGSVQPPSVLAADGVLVRHITAGPFEGLSKGELPGQLCVFAREVLRAEAVQPVGHYDAVHSHYWLSGQVGALARDRWGVPLVHSMHTMAKVKNEALAEGDTPEPEGRIIGEEQVVAAADVLVANTDIEAKQLINLYDADPGRVEVIHPGVDLDVFRPQDPRAARRGLGLPEDAHVLLFAGRIQPLKAPDVLLRAVAVLLDDSPQLRSQLVVPVVGGPSGSGLEHPEALADLASGLGLDDVVRFVPPVAQPELAQWCAAADLVAVPSYNESFGLVAVEAQATGTPVVAAAVGGLTTVVRDGHSGLLVDGHEPRDWAVAIRRLITDGELRSRLSAGAVEQAREFSWERTADRTLEVYEQAQTVMEEAS
- a CDS encoding YbjN domain-containing protein — protein: MTDVAQVIRDHLTDVGIDHEELSEGVFSLRLPGERKLETAVRLDVGPHALGVHAFVCRRPDENFEGVYRWLLQRNLRMYAVAFGIDPLGDIYLDARLPLSTVTPEELDRLLGSVLTYADESFNTILELGFGSAIRKEWEWRTSRGESTRNLDAFRGWLESGARPV
- a CDS encoding ASCH domain-containing protein; the protein is MTDPRESAPLDVDAAEQMWQTYAAARPELARTGPEHTVERFGDSARLADELLRLVTHGPKRATAELVDAFVSAGDPLPRVGAHWIACDGEGVPRVVLRSTELRVTTFDQVDAAFAWDEGEDDRTLESWRREHSRYWRRTCAARGQEWSETDEILLERFTVVWPPELADD